One window of the Candidatus Dependentiae bacterium genome contains the following:
- a CDS encoding ribonuclease HII, which produces MSQKISSLKITKNYYEKTSWQRGAVVCGIDEVGRGCLAGPLVTGAVILPPGKSHPQLKDSKLMTPQEREKAFLWIKKHCWYSVGIINNRLIDEHNIWQATILGMKKALVHLLASCPLTPECILIDAVPLNLFDTGLGHIPTYSFTQGERKSSSIAAASIVAKVTRDHMMAKYATLFPSYHLQKHKGYSTQSHKLAINTHTHSIIHRVSFLTNIVTPQESDYAEQQTIC; this is translated from the coding sequence ATGAGCCAAAAAATTTCCTCCCTGAAAATCACTAAAAATTACTATGAGAAAACCTCTTGGCAACGAGGGGCTGTTGTCTGTGGTATAGATGAGGTAGGCCGCGGGTGCTTGGCTGGCCCCCTGGTCACTGGAGCAGTAATATTACCACCTGGTAAAAGCCACCCCCAATTGAAAGATTCCAAGCTCATGACCCCTCAGGAGCGCGAAAAAGCCTTTTTATGGATCAAAAAGCATTGCTGGTACTCTGTTGGCATTATCAATAACCGCTTGATTGATGAGCACAATATTTGGCAAGCCACTATATTGGGTATGAAAAAGGCCCTTGTACACCTACTGGCCTCCTGCCCACTCACCCCTGAATGTATACTCATAGATGCTGTACCTTTGAATCTGTTTGATACCGGGCTTGGACACATACCGACATACAGCTTTACCCAGGGAGAACGCAAATCGAGTTCTATAGCTGCAGCTTCTATTGTAGCCAAAGTAACCAGGGACCATATGATGGCAAAATATGCAACGCTGTTTCCCAGCTATCATTTACAAAAGCACAAAGGATACAGCACTCAAAGCCATAAACTTGCAATTAACACTCACACGCATTCAATTATTCATCGGGTAAGTTTTTTAACCAATATTGTTACCCCTCAAGAAAGTGATTATGCAGAACAACAAACCATTTGCTGA
- a CDS encoding ankyrin repeat domain-containing protein, translating to MFFIYMVFVLFAMNPLEGMKRVRSQDEFPVFDDAYWQRVQQKIRKQAQVVSKDKKLQDNILHKVLRMHTNARIMQHIELVPGSMATVPIQVPADICRPAKTGSCLALAPQGPHANKEFEFQGNIFKKYPNDVLFDAIKRGDKEAIQTLFSRNSIPPRIKNAAGCTVLHVAACHNAEILQFLVESYSLDDLVDEPNNANFTPLFYAVSKGALDSTKYLLLHGADKDRLAGSHFDVSLIDYAARYARHDAKHGGHIEILALLIDEYNMPFDKPNNYNRTPLHQIAAGGHLNGVKYLLEKGANKHACDEDGSTLMHYAAVGGNVDMMRFLCDDCGMRDLIDKPDKNGMTPLLNMVEEENNNTIPMIDFLLAQGADIYACDVQGQGVLHHAAYNENGIAIMQFLLEQLKDADAKEKHIERYVAAKEYDKLLTLLVKKNIPINEKEKKRRKTPLHIAAKIGNLPMVKFLVSQGADIRAEASFKRKKRPFHTAGSPFKLAKNKEQYHIVDFIVNYSAEQAEYKCPICFSEPVEPNQRTVAHLNCLHFLCKTCKLALHDRHCPTCRGPLDKDYDVGAAPSHND from the coding sequence ATGTTTTTTATATATATGGTTTTTGTATTGTTCGCTATGAATCCACTTGAAGGTATGAAGCGCGTACGTTCTCAAGATGAATTCCCAGTATTTGATGATGCATACTGGCAACGTGTGCAGCAAAAAATTCGGAAGCAAGCACAGGTGGTCAGTAAGGATAAAAAATTGCAAGACAATATATTGCATAAGGTGCTACGTATGCATACTAATGCACGTATTATGCAACACATAGAGTTGGTTCCAGGTTCAATGGCAACGGTTCCGATACAAGTGCCTGCAGATATATGCAGACCTGCAAAAACGGGTAGTTGTTTAGCGTTAGCACCGCAGGGTCCTCATGCCAATAAGGAATTCGAATTTCAAGGGAATATTTTTAAAAAATATCCGAATGATGTGTTATTTGATGCAATTAAACGGGGTGATAAAGAAGCAATACAAACATTATTTAGTAGAAATTCCATACCGCCACGTATAAAAAACGCAGCAGGATGCACGGTACTTCATGTGGCTGCATGTCATAATGCTGAAATCTTACAATTCTTGGTAGAATCATATTCTTTAGATGATTTGGTTGATGAGCCTAATAATGCTAATTTTACGCCACTATTTTATGCGGTTAGTAAGGGAGCGCTTGATTCGACCAAGTATCTACTGTTGCATGGTGCTGATAAAGATAGGCTTGCGGGTAGTCATTTTGATGTTTCATTAATCGATTATGCTGCAAGATATGCTCGCCATGATGCAAAGCATGGAGGACATATTGAAATACTCGCATTATTGATTGATGAATATAATATGCCTTTTGATAAACCAAATAATTACAATAGAACTCCATTGCATCAAATAGCGGCCGGAGGCCATTTGAATGGGGTAAAATATTTATTGGAAAAAGGTGCAAACAAACATGCATGTGATGAAGATGGTAGCACTTTGATGCATTACGCAGCTGTAGGGGGTAATGTAGATATGATGCGGTTTTTATGCGATGACTGTGGTATGCGGGATTTAATTGATAAGCCGGATAAAAACGGCATGACGCCATTGCTTAATATGGTTGAAGAAGAAAACAATAATACAATACCTATGATTGATTTTTTGCTTGCACAAGGTGCAGATATATATGCGTGCGATGTTCAAGGACAAGGCGTATTGCATCATGCTGCTTATAACGAAAATGGCATAGCTATCATGCAGTTTTTACTTGAACAACTAAAAGATGCTGATGCTAAAGAAAAACATATAGAGCGTTATGTAGCCGCAAAAGAATATGATAAATTACTTACATTATTAGTTAAAAAAAATATACCTATAAATGAAAAAGAGAAAAAAAGGAGAAAAACGCCATTGCACATAGCTGCCAAGATTGGCAATTTGCCGATGGTAAAATTTTTGGTCAGTCAAGGTGCAGATATACGTGCAGAGGCGAGCTTTAAAAGAAAGAAAAGACCATTTCACACAGCAGGTTCTCCATTTAAATTAGCAAAAAATAAAGAGCAGTATCATATTGTGGATTTTATAGTTAATTACAGCGCAGAACAAGCAGAATACAAATGCCCGATATGTTTTTCTGAGCCAGTGGAACCTAATCAACGTACAGTAGCTCATTTGAATTGTTTACATTTTTTGTGTAAAACATGTAAATTAGCCTTACATGATCGGCACTGTCCAACGTGCCGTGGCCCATTAGATAAGGATTATGATGTTGGCGCAGCACCATCACATAATGATTAA
- the ftsY gene encoding signal recognition particle-docking protein FtsY: MFNFIKQKLQKIYNNFTTKVSAIFGRTTIDESTLKELEITLLSADTGVQTTRTIINQLKQYAQDGTLPEGQNLRDALRNILITILQKTESISLADRQVYVLAGINGSGKTTFVGKLAHLLSQNGKKVLLVAADTFRAAAAEQLHAWAQKIGVDIVIGTPNQDPASVVFAGCDKFKQEAYDALIIDTAGRLHTKTNLMNELAKIKRIITKQLPDQQITTLLTIDSMLGQNSFEQAKLFKECTSIDGIVLTKMDGTGKGGIVFAIADQLHVPIAYITFGEQLDQIKLFDPHNYVHELLDIT, from the coding sequence ATGTTTAATTTTATCAAACAAAAACTTCAAAAAATCTATAATAACTTCACCACTAAAGTTTCTGCCATCTTTGGTCGTACAACCATAGACGAATCTACCTTAAAAGAATTAGAAATTACTCTTCTATCTGCAGATACCGGTGTACAAACAACACGCACAATAATTAATCAGCTCAAACAATATGCCCAAGATGGTACATTACCAGAAGGACAAAATTTGCGTGATGCATTGCGCAACATTTTAATAACTATTCTACAAAAAACAGAATCTATTTCATTAGCCGATAGACAGGTATATGTTTTAGCTGGTATTAATGGATCAGGTAAAACAACCTTTGTTGGTAAACTTGCTCACTTATTGTCTCAAAATGGAAAAAAAGTATTACTCGTTGCTGCAGACACATTCCGTGCTGCTGCTGCCGAACAACTACACGCATGGGCACAAAAAATTGGCGTCGACATTGTTATTGGCACACCAAATCAAGATCCAGCATCAGTCGTATTTGCCGGGTGTGATAAATTCAAACAAGAAGCCTATGATGCACTCATAATAGATACTGCCGGTCGCCTACACACCAAAACAAATTTAATGAATGAACTTGCAAAAATAAAACGTATTATTACCAAACAGTTACCTGATCAACAGATAACTACCTTGCTTACTATAGATTCTATGCTCGGACAGAATTCGTTTGAACAAGCAAAATTATTTAAAGAATGTACCAGTATAGATGGTATAGTATTGACTAAAATGGATGGCACCGGCAAAGGTGGCATTGTATTTGCCATTGCCGATCAATTACATGTCCCTATTGCTTATATCACGTTTGGCGAACAACTGGATCAGATCAAGTTGTTTGACCCACACAATTATGTACATGAATTATTGGATATTACTTAG
- a CDS encoding ankyrin repeat domain-containing protein, with translation MHIHLRHIFAVVLFIFLPACCMDTQIDIQNQLVQAVQKGDIPSVQHWIAQGADIHAGSYIGDPLIHRAALAGHTHMVRFLQSRGLTLQGYDACGLTIVHKAAVVDNTELLDYLIHENQLNKNVITWDDQYLCTPLHLAIFNNKKRAVQYLVCAGASIDAVCQHNTTPLHLAASLGLTDIIDYLIQSGADVEKINAYGRTVLDLAAIHNRPKVIKLLVEKYCFDPAACDCRAYKLAQEYDAQEAIAEFEYQIQRIINNLSNIQ, from the coding sequence ATGCACATACACTTAAGGCATATATTTGCCGTTGTTTTATTTATTTTTTTACCTGCTTGTTGTATGGACACTCAAATAGATATACAAAACCAGCTTGTTCAAGCAGTGCAAAAGGGTGACATACCGTCTGTACAACATTGGATTGCCCAAGGTGCCGATATTCATGCAGGTAGTTATATTGGTGATCCATTAATCCATCGTGCAGCGTTAGCAGGCCATACTCATATGGTAAGATTTTTACAAAGTCGTGGTCTTACGTTGCAAGGGTATGATGCATGCGGTTTGACCATAGTGCATAAAGCTGCAGTGGTCGATAACACTGAATTGCTTGATTATCTGATACATGAAAATCAGTTAAATAAAAATGTTATTACGTGGGATGACCAATATTTATGCACACCATTACATTTAGCTATTTTTAATAATAAAAAACGTGCTGTGCAGTATCTCGTATGTGCAGGTGCTAGTATTGATGCGGTTTGCCAACATAATACAACCCCATTGCATCTTGCAGCATCACTTGGTCTGACAGATATAATAGATTACTTGATACAATCTGGAGCAGATGTAGAAAAAATAAATGCGTATGGACGCACGGTGCTCGATTTAGCGGCAATCCATAATCGTCCAAAGGTGATTAAATTATTAGTAGAGAAATATTGTTTTGATCCAGCTGCATGTGATTGTAGGGCATATAAATTAGCACAAGAATATGATGCACAAGAAGCAATTGCAGAATTTGAGTATCAGATCCAGAGGATAATAAATAATCTAAGTAATATCCAATAA
- a CDS encoding DUF2608 domain-containing protein, translating into MKKLYAQIIFIVSAMHMCLGAKIVDSYAITDIIKYLDPTIAPKDTLIVYDLDNTLIESVNEMGSPQQFSALLRKRMALYGITKEEAIEQTLPLYTLIAQYTPIRPIEDTTVNLINLLQDAGYKSVVLTARTGNNLAATTCKQLSDLHIDFTKSAVTKKSIKDPSFVYQCNIIFADGGNKGELLLKFLKATKFNPKLIIFVDDKDYNVHAVEGSLQQKGMNHVSIQYRFCDEKAHAFDLAATEPLLLSLVNQYPDVKKAYEHYVTNSTNNMKQPHKSVHTKVPKRENPSNNQPSHN; encoded by the coding sequence ATGAAAAAACTTTATGCACAGATAATATTTATTGTTTCAGCTATGCATATGTGCTTAGGTGCAAAAATTGTAGATAGCTATGCCATTACCGATATTATTAAATATCTTGACCCTACCATTGCACCAAAAGATACGCTCATTGTTTACGATTTAGATAATACCCTTATAGAATCGGTGAATGAAATGGGATCCCCACAACAATTCAGTGCTTTGTTACGCAAAAGAATGGCACTATATGGAATAACCAAAGAAGAAGCAATCGAACAAACATTACCTCTATATACTCTTATTGCACAATATACGCCAATCCGACCAATAGAAGATACAACGGTTAACTTAATTAATCTATTACAAGATGCTGGCTATAAAAGTGTAGTGCTAACTGCACGCACAGGGAACAATCTTGCAGCTACTACTTGCAAACAATTAAGCGATTTGCACATTGATTTTACCAAAAGCGCTGTTACAAAAAAATCTATTAAAGATCCTTCATTTGTATACCAATGCAACATTATATTTGCTGATGGCGGCAACAAGGGTGAATTATTATTAAAGTTTTTAAAAGCAACCAAATTTAACCCTAAATTAATTATATTCGTTGATGATAAAGATTATAACGTACATGCTGTTGAAGGAAGTTTGCAACAAAAAGGCATGAATCATGTGAGCATACAATACCGTTTCTGCGATGAAAAAGCACATGCCTTTGACCTTGCAGCTACTGAACCTCTTTTATTATCATTGGTTAATCAATATCCTGATGTTAAAAAAGCGTATGAACACTATGTAACTAATTCTACTAATAATATGAAACAACCGCATAAATCAGTACACACTAAGGTTCCAAAACGTGAAAACCCAAGCAACAATCAACCAAGTCATAACTGA
- the prmC gene encoding peptide chain release factor N(5)-glutamine methyltransferase has product MKTQATINQVITDIASKLSVTFDDPTLCRQYAWWMVEAITNKTQAQLIAQNIISFSQKEQIKLASWIDKITTQHIPIQYLIGFVPFNDVEILVQPPTLIPRPETEEWTLQLIKQLQTLDHKNFVIIDLCTGSGCIALALGHAFPQAQIYATDISPDAITLAQKNAQHNNIKNVTFILSDLFAKLPSIKADIIVANPPYIAEYEWQTLDTSVTKWEDKQALVANHEGLAIIQKIIEQAPQWLRSNDQMAQHNIPQVVIEIGYQQAISVVALMKQAHYTAIEVHKDLEEKDRVVCGRVKYVASAKAG; this is encoded by the coding sequence GTGAAAACCCAAGCAACAATCAACCAAGTCATAACTGATATAGCATCAAAATTATCTGTTACTTTTGATGATCCCACATTGTGCAGACAATATGCTTGGTGGATGGTGGAGGCTATCACGAACAAAACACAAGCACAGTTAATTGCGCAAAATATTATTTCTTTTTCTCAAAAAGAACAGATCAAACTTGCAAGCTGGATTGATAAAATAACAACACAACATATACCAATCCAATATTTAATTGGTTTTGTACCATTTAATGATGTTGAAATTCTAGTACAACCACCCACCCTTATCCCACGACCAGAAACAGAAGAATGGACGTTGCAATTAATTAAACAGTTACAAACATTGGACCATAAAAACTTTGTTATTATTGATCTGTGTACCGGAAGTGGCTGCATTGCATTAGCGCTTGGCCATGCATTCCCCCAAGCTCAAATCTATGCTACTGATATCTCTCCTGATGCGATTACACTTGCACAAAAAAATGCGCAACATAATAACATTAAAAATGTCACTTTTATTCTGTCAGATTTGTTTGCCAAGTTACCATCCATTAAAGCGGATATTATCGTAGCTAATCCACCTTATATTGCTGAGTATGAATGGCAAACACTGGATACCTCAGTTACCAAATGGGAAGACAAACAAGCATTAGTTGCTAATCATGAAGGTCTTGCCATCATACAAAAGATAATTGAGCAAGCTCCACAATGGTTACGATCAAATGATCAAATGGCACAACACAACATCCCACAAGTAGTTATAGAAATTGGTTATCAACAAGCTATCTCAGTAGTTGCATTGATGAAGCAGGCACACTATACTGCAATTGAAGTACACAAAGATCTTGAAGAAAAAGATCGTGTAGTTTGCGGGAGAGTAAAATATGTGGCGTCTGCCAAAGCTGGATGA
- the mutL gene encoding DNA mismatch repair endonuclease MutL, producing MPKIKQLPPHEAQKIAAGQVVERPANIVKELVENSIDAGATAITIYIEDGGKKLIRIVDNGCGMDTADAQLCFVKHATSKISSMDELSSIATFGFRGEALASIAAVAKIILITKEHDAHAAIQLTVHDGIVHNIETTSAPTGTDITIHDLFYNVPARQKFLKQRETEWRHILQLFQACCLDYPQVHFTLFSEQKKVLNCPPVAELKQRFAQLWDQANVQHILNIQAENKAKGIKISGIISDHQTFRYDRNNIFFFVNNRWVKDFKLSNALIKGYMNVAPTGRYPNACISITVDPTLVDVNMHPRKEEVKFMHPQIIEQLIQSTVKTALEQHLSASIKRTVQFAPAIPAPSAPYTPPSYTPFNFDTFTEPANWKPQHQVISAHQSSAASISEPLAQLSTHSQLEQNITLPDTSAEHYEIIGQLHKTYILIQHEEGLFVVDQHAAHERILYEQFATRFEDIATVNLLFPEHITLSADDMRSIEPHLCILQNNGISVEPFGHNQLKIHATPVHIKNISMHELIKQVISWINESQNLDNEAFTKTLHEKIRAQMACKAAVKAGDVLTQEQMTQLLDDLQKTNNRLTCPHGRPTGWLLSLYDIEKKFKRKL from the coding sequence ATGCCTAAAATAAAACAACTCCCCCCACATGAAGCACAAAAAATTGCCGCCGGCCAAGTAGTCGAGCGCCCGGCAAATATTGTCAAAGAATTGGTAGAAAATTCTATTGATGCCGGAGCCACTGCTATTACTATTTATATAGAAGATGGCGGTAAAAAATTGATTCGTATTGTAGACAATGGGTGCGGCATGGATACAGCGGATGCGCAACTGTGTTTTGTAAAACATGCTACCAGTAAAATTTCTAGCATGGATGAGCTGAGCTCCATTGCAACGTTCGGATTTCGTGGAGAAGCACTGGCAAGTATTGCAGCTGTTGCAAAAATTATATTAATTACCAAAGAGCATGATGCACATGCAGCAATACAACTTACTGTACATGATGGAATAGTACATAATATAGAAACTACTTCGGCTCCAACCGGCACCGATATTACCATTCATGATCTTTTTTATAATGTACCAGCACGCCAAAAATTTTTAAAACAACGTGAAACCGAATGGCGCCATATTCTGCAATTATTCCAAGCATGTTGTTTAGATTATCCACAGGTACATTTCACATTATTTTCTGAACAAAAAAAAGTTCTTAACTGCCCACCTGTAGCAGAATTAAAACAGCGCTTTGCACAATTATGGGACCAAGCAAATGTACAACATATACTCAATATACAAGCAGAAAACAAAGCCAAAGGTATAAAAATATCTGGCATCATATCTGACCATCAAACGTTCAGATATGATCGCAATAACATCTTCTTTTTTGTAAACAATCGCTGGGTCAAAGATTTCAAACTTAGTAATGCACTGATCAAAGGGTACATGAATGTGGCACCCACTGGACGATATCCCAATGCATGCATCTCAATTACCGTGGACCCTACCTTAGTTGATGTCAACATGCACCCACGCAAAGAAGAAGTAAAATTCATGCATCCGCAAATTATTGAACAACTGATTCAATCAACGGTAAAAACTGCACTTGAACAACATCTATCTGCAAGCATTAAACGTACGGTACAATTTGCACCTGCTATACCTGCACCTTCTGCGCCATATACGCCTCCATCATATACGCCATTTAATTTTGATACATTTACTGAACCCGCTAATTGGAAGCCACAACACCAAGTTATATCTGCACATCAATCATCTGCTGCAAGCATATCTGAACCCTTAGCACAACTGAGCACTCATTCACAGCTCGAACAAAATATTACGTTACCAGATACATCTGCTGAGCATTATGAGATTATTGGCCAATTACATAAAACATATATCTTGATCCAACATGAAGAAGGGTTATTTGTAGTCGATCAACATGCCGCACATGAACGTATTTTATATGAACAATTTGCCACCCGATTTGAAGATATAGCTACAGTAAACTTACTATTTCCTGAGCATATTACTCTATCTGCAGATGATATGCGGAGCATCGAACCACATTTGTGTATTCTGCAAAATAATGGAATTTCGGTAGAACCGTTTGGCCACAATCAACTGAAAATACATGCCACCCCGGTGCATATAAAAAATATTTCTATGCACGAATTAATTAAACAAGTAATTAGTTGGATTAATGAGTCACAAAATCTTGATAACGAAGCATTCACAAAAACTTTACATGAGAAAATACGTGCACAAATGGCATGCAAAGCAGCAGTCAAAGCTGGTGATGTATTAACGCAAGAACAAATGACACAATTACTTGATGACTTACAAAAAACAAATAATCGCCTTACCTGTCCCCATGGTAGGCCAACCGGTTGGCTCTTATCATTATATGATATTGAGAAAAAATTTAAGCGGAAATTATAA